In the genome of Anaerolineaceae bacterium oral taxon 439, the window CTTTCCGAAAAAGGTTTACGTTCTATGGATAAAGACGAACCCGCCTTAAAAAAAGTTCCCTTGAATTTTCCGATTCGCAGCAAGATCCCCGTCCGTGCGCCGGCGGCGATGACGTCGTTCATCTGCGCGGCGGAGCGCTGCGAATGGACGTGCTGCCATGGGTGGCGGATTCCTGTCGATCCGGCCCATGCGACGATCTATACATCCTGGACAGAGACAGACGGGACCCAGCCATTCGCCGGATTCCTTCGCTGCGTCCGTGTCAGACGCGCCGGAAAGCTGACGACCGAATCATTCCTGGACCTGCCGGCGGAGCCTGGCGGGCGCTGTCGTTTCCTGTCCGCAGCGCGCCGTTGCCGGCTGCAGGAACGATTCGGCGAAGACGCCCTGTGCGATAGCTGCGCCCTGTTCCCGCGGAGATTGATTCAATTCGACAAACAGACCTGGATGACCGTGTCGTTAGCCTGTCCGGAGACGATCCGCGAGCTGATCCTGACGGAAAAGCCTTTGACGCTGACGACGGTCGAATCGTCCGTTGACCTGAACGCGGATTGGCTGGATACGGATCAGGTTACCGATAAATCGCTACGCGAAGTTTTATCGAGCCGTGAGGAATTTCTCACGGCATGCTTCAGGGTCATCTACGACCCAGGCGCGCCGTTCCATGAAAAGCTCAGCCGGCTCTGTTCCCGGATTGCCGCGCTGAACGGCGCCTCTCCGCCCGCGATCAACCCACGACCGACAGAGGCGGACCTTGGCGCCGCGGTTTTATCGCTCGAAAAGAGCTTCAATCCGCCGCCGGACGGATTCGCGTTCTCTGTATCGGACGCGGTCGGCGGGCTTCTCGGATCAGCGTCCGACCGCCAGATCAGGCTGGGCGCGGCGTTCTCCCGAGCGGATCGCTCGTATCTCTCGCCTTTCTTTGAATCGCGCCCACGCTGGTTCGAGAACTATCTCGCCGCCATGCTGTACGCCGACGCGCTGACCGAAATCAACGCGTTCGTCCGCCCTGATTTTACGCTGGCCGACGCGGTCCAAACAACGCTGGCGCGGCTCGTCCTGAGCGTAAACCTGCTGACGCTTCGGCTCGCCGCTTCCGCCCGCGCGAAAGACAGGATATCGAAGGAAATATTCATGCGGTCGATTTACGAAAACGATCGAAACTTTTTCCAATCACCCACCATCGTCGAAAACGTACTGAACCGCTATGCGGCGCAAATCGGAACTGGCCCGATTGTTTTCTCAGGCGATTTCCTGAATCAGTCGGATTGAATTTTCAAGTCCTGTTATCCCGCTAAAGAATACCTATACGAATCCCCCTGCTTACACCGCGTAAAACAGATCGAGCGCATCGTTGACCGAAGCGACCGCGATCGCCCCCGCCCGGTCCAAAAGCGCGTTTTTCGCCGCCGTCGTTCGAACGCCGTACGGATAGAACGCAGCCGGAATTCCAACGCCGCGCAGCAGCTCAAACGCGGATTTAACCGCATTAATCCCGCTGGCGGAGTCTTCAATAACCGCGATCTGAAGCGGCCGTTCGTCGGAAAGAAGCGCCCGGGCTGACGCTTTCCCGCGCTGCGCGGCGAAGCGAACCGCCGCATCCAACGCATGAAACGCGTTCCCGCCGATCGCCAGACCTATCGCCGCTAACGCGTGAATCGGGCTGGGCTTCAGGTACGAATCCAGCGCCGCCCCGATCGAAGCTTCGAACGCGTTCAACGACCCAACGCCGATCAGCCGAACCGCTTCGCCGCCCCAGCCCAACGTTTCGAAAGCGCACTGCGCTTCGGGGATCGCGGAAAAAGGGCGTGGAAGGCCGTTCGGGAAACTGTCGTCCGGCAAGTCCGGACGCGCGGTCATTCCAGCCGCGAAGATCGCCGTCCCGTTTTCCGCTTTAATCCGGCGCTGATATTCCGCGCTGAGAAGCGGGACGTCCAACGTCCGCAGGTTCGACGCGATTCCTTCCGGACAATCAAGCCCGAACGTCGCCCGGAACAGCTCGCTTCCCAAAAGATACGTTTCAAGACGCCGAAGCGTCGGCGACGCCGACAGGTTCAGCGAATCGCCGAGCAGTTCCGCAAAGAGCCGCATCCTGCGCAGCCGCGGGAAAAGCCCAGCCGGAGCGTCCCCGCGCAAAACGGATAAATAGATTGCCTTCGCCGGGGACTGCGCGCCAGAAAACCCTTCGCCGATCAGCGCCAGCGAACGATCAAAATAAGCGTCAAAATCCACTGCCGTCAGGTTTTCCGGCGCGTCGATTCGCCGGATCTTCGAAAGCTTCGACGGCAGCGCGAACGCGGGATCGATCGACAGCAGGTAATCGAAAACCATCGCCAGCGTCAACGGAACCATATCCCATTCCGCCGGGATCTCGCAGGCTTCGAACCGCTCGGCAAAACGATCGTCGCGCAGCTCGAACCGTTCAAGGCCAAGCTCGCGCAAAAACGAATTGACCGTGTCGCGGTAGGAGCGCCGATAGCCGCCGGGCCGAACCAGAACGCCATCGATATCGAGGAGTAAAACTTTTCGCGCCGGCCGCGTCATTTGCCAGCGCCATTTTCGGCTCTCGCCCGTCCGATCGCCGCCGCGGCTCATCAGCGGACCCGCGTAATCAGCCGCTCAGCCAGCGAAAACAGCTCGCTGCGATCCGCCGCCGCAGGCGCGCCGTCCGGAACCGAAGCGAGCGCATCCCGTAAAACCGCCAGCGCCGTCTCCGACTCCTCGCGGACGAACTTCGCCGTCGCCTCGCGCGCCCCCGCCTCTGCCAGCCGGTCGACAATCTCGGCGACACGCCCCGCCGATCCGTCATAGGCGTTCCAAAGGTCGGCGAACCCCGGATCGGCTTCGATTCCGTATAAAACCGGATAAGTCATCTTCTTCGTCATAATATCGGACGTGACCGGCTTGCCGAGCTGATCCGCCGCGCCCCAGATGCCCAGATAATCGTCCTGAAGCTGGAAAGCGATCCCGATTTTCTTTCCCGCTTCGCGAACGCGCCGCATCGTCCGCTCGTCGCAGTCCGCGGCCGCCGCGCCGGATTGCATCGCCCCGCGCAGCAGCGCCACCGTTTTCCCGCTGATCATCCCCAGATATTCTTCGGTCGTCGTCTGCGTCCTGCCTTCGAACGAAATATCGAGATGCTGCCCGAAGATAACCTTCTTAATCATCTCGTCAAATAAATCGACATAAATCGGGAGCTGCGTCGTCCGTGCCGCCGAATGCACCGCGCGATAGCACAGGGAAATCATGTAATCACCCGCGTTCAGCGCCAGCGCCGGGCCATATTTTTTCCAAAGCGCCGGTCGGCCATGCCGGAGATCGGACTGATCCTCGATATCGTCATGAACCAGCGTAAAGTTATGCAGAATTTCCAGCGCAGCGGCAGCCGGTAAGACACGGTCGACGTTCCCGCCCAACGCGCCGCAGCTCAAACAGGCCAGCAGCGGACGGATCCGTTTTCCGCCGCGCGGAATCGGCGCCCCGTCGGCGTCCAGCCCCATCGCGCTGAAAACCATCTCGCCCAACTTCTCGTCGGCGCGCAGCCCCCAATCCGCGTTCAACACGGAGAAAATCGCCTCGTTAATCCTCGAAATATACGCCTCGTTCATGGTCCGCTCTCCCTTCGTTCGAATCGCCGGCCGGCTCGATCCCGGAGGATACGAACCGCGCCGTCTTATACTGCGTCACCAACCGTTCGACCAGCCGGCAGACCGCCTCCGGCCCTTCCAACGCCGGCCGCAGGAACGGCATCGCAACCCCAAACATGCGCGCGCCCAACAGTTCGGCCTTGCGCATGTCAACGCCCGTGCGGATTCCACCCGAAGCGATCAGCGGCATATTCGGGAACGCCGCATGGATCCGGCGGACCGCCTCCGCGGTCGGGAGCCCAAAATCCCGGAACGGCGCGTAAACGCTGTCGTCGAGACGTTCGCCCCGGGCCGCGATTTCAACTTTCGCCCATGACGTTCCACCGGCCCCGGCGACGTCAATCCAATCGAACCCCGCGTCAATCAGCCGCCCCGCAGTCCTGACGTCGAAGCCAAACCCGACCTCTTTCGCGATCAGCGGGATCGCGATTTCTTTTCGCAGCTCGGCAATCTTCGCCATCAGTCCGGAAAAATTCGTATCGCCTCCCAGCTGGATCAACTCCTGAAGCGGATTAAAATGCAAAATCAATCCGTCCGCACGAATCAACTCGACCGCCTCGCGGATCGCGCCGACCGTCATTCCATAATTCAACTGAACCGCGCCGAAATTCGCTAAAACCGGGGCCGTCGGCGCGCTCAGCCGAATATCGGCTAACCCGCGCCAGTCGTTCGTCTCGGTATACACGCGCAGCGACCCCAACGCCAGCGGGATCCGCATCCACTCCGCGGCAAGGCATAGGTTCCGATTGATCTCCGCGCCACGCTCCGTTCCGCCCGTCATCGACGAAATCAACAGCGGCGCCGCGATCGCTTTTCCGAGAAACCCGGTCCGCAGCGAAAACGTCAGATAGTCCGCCTCCCGCGCCGCCGCAGGAATCAGGCGGTACCGCTCGAATCCGGTCGTCGTTTCAGAACGGACGTCCTCTTCAAGGCAGATCCGCAAATGTTCATCTTTTCGCGTCTGAATCTTCGTTTCCGGCTGCTTCTTCTCGGTCATACAGGAGAAATTTTACTATACTTTCCATGCGCCGCATTCGTCATTTTTTCCGTCGACTAATGATAAAATAAGTCAGATGGAAAATTCGCGCCTGATCGACCGATTTCGAACCACGCTGCATAACCTCGCCAACAGTAACTATTTTCGCATCACGTTAACGGTCGTCATGGCGATTCTCCTGATGCTCCCGTTTCTGGTCTATGACTACGATACGATTCGCTCATTCATCGCGCAGAACCGCGTCTCCGGCGTTTTCGTCGCCATGTTCCTCTACGTTGTCATCGGGCTGTTCCTGATCCCGACTGACGGACTGACGGTCTTCATTCTGGCGACAATGGGCGTCATTCCAGCGTTCATCCTCGACGTACTCGGAAATTCTGCCGTCTCGTATATCGAGTATTTTATCGGGACCGGGCTTCAGGATATTACCCAGTTTGAAAAGAAGAATAAAAAGCTTCCCGGATTCCTTGAAAATTACCCGATCGCGCGGCCCCGCTACCAGATTCTCGGCCGAATGCTTCCCGCGGTTGGATCGAAAGCGATTAATATCCTCTGCGGCTTCCGCAGGACTTCGCTCCGCGTTTTTACCTGGACGACGTTATTTTCGACCTCCTGGGGCGCGTTCCTCGTAACGGTCGGCTATTTCTGGGCGGCCAAACTGATCATCTATCTCAATCCGTTCGGAATCGCGACCCATTACACCTTTTTACAGACCTTCGTTGCCCAGTACCATTACGCCCGATAACCCCCGGTTCCCGCCCGGAGCCCGATCGTTCAAGGGCTCGTCTCTGGTATAATCTATTCAATACAAATCGATAACAGAATGGAAATAAAGGAGTATCCCAAAATGATCTTCACGCTCCCCGAATATCGGGCACCGGATTTTTCAGCCAGGAAATTCGTCGAAGCCCCCGACGTCAAAAGCCAGCCTGTCATCGCCGACGGCGTCGCCCCCGATCTTTATCACGCGACGTCGATTTTCCCCGAATACTATAAAATCAACGGCGTCTGGGTCCTCGCCGAAGAATCGCGGATGGACTGCGTCGTCGTGATCCGTCCGGACGGGACGCTCGACGTCGTCGAATTCCGGAACCTGAAACGCGGCGATGAGGTCATTCTCGGCCGGACGGAGAACTGCGAAGAGGGGATTTTCCTCCACGCGACCGGTTTCGACGAAAGCGGTCCCGACGCGAAAGACGTTTTCGCTTTTCGAAGCGGCCGTTCGCGCGAAACCGCCTTTTCGAAGGATTATGATTCACTGTACCGAATGCTGCTGCATGAACGCGATCACGGGAATATCCTGTGGGTCATGGGGCCGGCCTGCGCTTTCGACGCCGACTCACGACAGGCGATGATGGACCTGATCCGCGCCGGCTTCGTCGACGGACTACTCGCCGGTAACGCCCTCGCGACTCATGATCTTGAAGCGGCGTATAAAGGCACGGCCCTGGGGCAGGATATTTATACGCAAATTTCTCAGCCAAACGGCCATTATCATCACCTTGACACGCTGAACGCTGTCCGGCGCTCCGGCTCAATCCCGTCGTTCATCCGCGAGCATAGGATTAACAACGGCATCATTTACACGCTGCTCGAAAACAGGATCCCGTTCGTCCTGACCGGATCGATCCGCGACGACGGCCCGCTCCCGGAAGTCTACCGCGACAACTACGACGGGCAAAACGCCATGCGGACGCTGGTCCGAAAGGCGACGACGGTAATCTGCCTCGCGACGCAGCTTCACACCATCGCGACCGGCAATATGACGCCCTGTTTCCGGAAGGTCGACGGAAAGATTCGCCCGCTCTTTATCTATTCGGTCGACATCTCCGAATTCGCGCTGAATAAGCTGTCGGACCGCGGTACGCTGACCGTGACCTCGATTATCACCAACGTTCAGGATTTCGTCGTCATGGTCCGCAATGGAGTCAGCCGTATCGAAGCGGAAAAGAAATAAAGCTCAGGTAAAAAAAGCAGGAAAACAGAAGCAACTGTGAACAATCGCTTCTGTTTTCCTGAAAAGTCCTCAAACGGACGGCAAGAACGGACAGTCCGCGCTACGCCAGCTTCGGATAGCGCCGAAGAACGACCGCCGTCGAAGGCATCGGAAGCTTATCGCCTAATTTCAGCTCGTCCAGCTTTTTCATCGTTGTCCGCGCCGCGTTCTGATAAATAACGAATTCGGTTCCCTCAACCGCGAACGCAATATCGACCATCGCCAGGCCAACGACGCCGCCCTCCGAATCGATCGAGCAGCTGGTCACGACGCCGACGACCTTCCCTTTTTCGTCGAAGAGCGGATCGCCCGGCTGCGCAAGCCGCTGCGATTTACCTTTGATCGTGAAACGGACGAGCCGCCGTTTCTTTTCTTCAACCTCGGATAAGAATGCGCTGCGCCCGATGAACCACGGTTTATAGATCTTAACGAAATGGCTGAACCCGACCTCCGAGAGCCTGTAATTATACGGTCCGGCGAGCTCATGCCCATACAGCGGCAGTCCCGACTCAATTCGCAGCGAATCGCGCGCGGCCAGCCCGCAGGGCAGGATTCCGAACGCGGAACCGATATTGAGC includes:
- a CDS encoding type 2 isopentenyl-diphosphate Delta-isomerase, whose amino-acid sequence is MTEKKQPETKIQTRKDEHLRICLEEDVRSETTTGFERYRLIPAAAREADYLTFSLRTGFLGKAIAAPLLISSMTGGTERGAEINRNLCLAAEWMRIPLALGSLRVYTETNDWRGLADIRLSAPTAPVLANFGAVQLNYGMTVGAIREAVELIRADGLILHFNPLQELIQLGGDTNFSGLMAKIAELRKEIAIPLIAKEVGFGFDVRTAGRLIDAGFDWIDVAGAGGTSWAKVEIAARGERLDDSVYAPFRDFGLPTAEAVRRIHAAFPNMPLIASGGIRTGVDMRKAELLGARMFGVAMPFLRPALEGPEAVCRLVERLVTQYKTARFVSSGIEPAGDSNEGRADHERGVYFED